The following coding sequences are from one Streptomyces sp. NBC_00536 window:
- a CDS encoding ATP-binding protein, which produces MGFTVGEHSAGCAVVILLRPKGLRVEVSDGSASPPRPAADPAPLADGGRGLLLVEAVTDRWGTYATATGKTVWFECDHPARRRSPRGTRPWRPTGQ; this is translated from the coding sequence ATGGGCTTCACCGTCGGTGAGCATTCCGCCGGCTGCGCGGTGGTGATCCTGCTGCGGCCGAAGGGGCTGCGGGTGGAGGTGAGCGACGGCTCCGCCTCTCCCCCGCGCCCGGCGGCCGACCCGGCGCCGCTGGCCGACGGCGGGCGGGGGCTGCTGCTGGTCGAGGCCGTCACCGACCGCTGGGGCACGTACGCGACCGCCACCGGCAAGACGGTGTGGTTCGAGTGCGACCACCCGGCCCGCCGCAGGTCACCGCGCGGGACCCGGCCATGGCGTCCTACCGGGCAGTAG